The Labrus bergylta chromosome 15, fLabBer1.1, whole genome shotgun sequence genome includes a region encoding these proteins:
- the sf3b6 gene encoding splicing factor 3B subunit 6 — protein MAMQAAKRANIRLPPEVNRILYIRNLPYKITAEEMYDIFGKYGPIRQIRTGNTPESRGTAYVVYEDIFDAKNACDHLSGFNVCNRYLVVLYYNANRAFQKMDTKKKEEQLKLLKEKYGINTDPPK, from the exons ATGGCTATGCAAGCAGCGAAACGCGCAAAT ATACGGTTACCTCCTGAGGTGAACAGAATCCTCTACATCAGGAATCTTCCTTACAAGATCACAGCTGAGGAGATGTACGATATCTTTGGGAAATATGGACCGATACGGCAAATCAGAAC AGGGAACACACCTGAAAGCAGAGGAACAGCGTACGTGGTTTATGAAGACATCTTTGATGCCAAGAACGCCTGTGACCATCTGTCAGGCTTCAACGTCTGCAACCGTTACCTGGTGGTCCTCTACTACAATGCAAACAGG GCTTTCCAGAAGATGgacacaaagaagaaagaggaacaGCTGAAGCTTCTAAAAGAGAAATACGGCATCAACACAGACCCTCCAAAGTAA